Proteins from one Camelina sativa cultivar DH55 chromosome 8, Cs, whole genome shotgun sequence genomic window:
- the LOC104706178 gene encoding lipase isoform X2 — translation MGQQKRRLFLLAIFACLLSFSSGSRVLKLKSDDDDRPVYNHTLAITLVEYASAVYESDLTKLFMWTCERCNGFTKGFEVIEIIFDVEHCLQAYVGVAKNLNAIIIAFRGTQEHSIQNWVSDLFWKQLDLNYPDMPDAMVHHGFYSAYHNTTVRPAVLDAIKRAKKSYGANINIIVTGHSMGGAMASFCGLDLVVNEGEENVQVMTFGQPRVGNAAFASYYSLLVPNTFRITHDRDMVPHLPPYYFHFPQKTYHHFPTEVWVREFSFSNFVLFGLEKVCDNTGEDPTCSRSVRGTSISDHLRYFGVELMCETWRQCSIVMNHDMDKYSKKDSKGNILLSRTVPPPAYAIKTSILSKTGISGP, via the exons TTCTCAAGTTAAAgagcgatgatgatgatcgacCTGTTTACAACCATACGCTTGCCATAACACTTGTTGAGTATGCTTCTGCG GTCTATGAGTCTGATTTGACAAAACTCTTCATGTGGACGTGTGAAAGATGCAATGGATTTACAAAG GGTTTCGAAGTAATAGAGATAATATTTGATGTTGAGCACTGCTTACAG GCATATGTTGGGGTGGCTAAGAATTTGAATGCTATCATTATTGCATTTCGGGGAACTCAAGAACACAG CATACAAAATTGGGTCTCAGACTTATTTTGGAAACAGCTCGATCTGAACTACCCTGATATGCCAG ATGCAATG GTTCACCATGGGTTTTACAGTGCTTATCACAATACAACTGTACGACCTGCAGTTTTGGATGCAATAAAACGAGCAAAGAAATCCTATGGAGCAAACATCAACATCATAGTCACTGGTCATTCAATGGGAGGAGCCATGGCCTCCTTTTGTGGGCTAGACCTAGTT GTaaatgaaggagaagaaaacgTGCAGGTTATGACATTTGGGCAACCTCGTGTTGGGAATGCGGCTTTTGCATCTTATTACAGTTTGCTTGTGCCTAATACCTTCCGGATCACGCATGACCGTGATATGGTCCCTCATCTGCCTCCTTATTATTTCCATTTCCCCCAAAAAACTTACCACCATTTCCCAACAGAG GTGTGGGTTAGAGAATTCAGTTTTTcgaattttgttctttttggtttggaaAAAGTTTGTGACAACACCGGTGAAGATCCTACTTGCAGCAG aTCGGTGAGGGGTACTAGCATTTCAGACCATTTAAGGTACTTTGGGGTAGAGTTGATGTGTGAAACTTGGAGACAATGCAGCATAGTAATGAACCATGATATGGACAAGTACAGCAAGAAAGATTCAAAGGGTAACATATTGCTGTCTCGGACAGTACCTCCTCCTGCATACGCAATCAAAACAAGTATTCTATCAAAAACTGGAATCTCTGGTCCATAG
- the LOC104706178 gene encoding lipase isoform X3: MWMCLLQNMGQQKRRLFLLAIFACLLSFSSGSRVLKLKSDDDDRPVYNHTLAITLVEYASAVYESDLTKLFMWTCERCNGFTKGFEVIEIIFDVEHCLQAYVGVAKNLNAIIIAFRGTQEHSIQNWVSDLFWKQLDLNYPDMPDAMVHHGFYSAYHNTTVRPAVLDAIKRAKKSYGANINIIVTGHSMGGAMASFCGLDLVVNEGEENVQVMTFGQPRVGNAAFASYYSLLVPNTFRITHDRDMVPHLPPYYFHFPQKTYHHFPTEVWVREFSFSNFVLFGLEKVCDNTGEDPTCSRSVRGTSISDHLRYFGVELMCETWRQCSIVMNHDMDKYSKKDSKGNILLSRTVPPPAYAIKTSILSKTGISGP; the protein is encoded by the exons TTCTCAAGTTAAAgagcgatgatgatgatcgacCTGTTTACAACCATACGCTTGCCATAACACTTGTTGAGTATGCTTCTGCG GTCTATGAGTCTGATTTGACAAAACTCTTCATGTGGACGTGTGAAAGATGCAATGGATTTACAAAG GGTTTCGAAGTAATAGAGATAATATTTGATGTTGAGCACTGCTTACAG GCATATGTTGGGGTGGCTAAGAATTTGAATGCTATCATTATTGCATTTCGGGGAACTCAAGAACACAG CATACAAAATTGGGTCTCAGACTTATTTTGGAAACAGCTCGATCTGAACTACCCTGATATGCCAGATGCAATG GTTCACCATGGGTTTTACAGTGCTTATCACAATACAACTGTACGACCTGCAGTTTTGGATGCAATAAAACGAGCAAAGAAATCCTATGGAGCAAACATCAACATCATAGTCACTGGTCATTCAATGGGAGGAGCCATGGCCTCCTTTTGTGGGCTAGACCTAGTT GTaaatgaaggagaagaaaacgTGCAGGTTATGACATTTGGGCAACCTCGTGTTGGGAATGCGGCTTTTGCATCTTATTACAGTTTGCTTGTGCCTAATACCTTCCGGATCACGCATGACCGTGATATGGTCCCTCATCTGCCTCCTTATTATTTCCATTTCCCCCAAAAAACTTACCACCATTTCCCAACAGAG GTGTGGGTTAGAGAATTCAGTTTTTcgaattttgttctttttggtttggaaAAAGTTTGTGACAACACCGGTGAAGATCCTACTTGCAGCAG aTCGGTGAGGGGTACTAGCATTTCAGACCATTTAAGGTACTTTGGGGTAGAGTTGATGTGTGAAACTTGGAGACAATGCAGCATAGTAATGAACCATGATATGGACAAGTACAGCAAGAAAGATTCAAAGGGTAACATATTGCTGTCTCGGACAGTACCTCCTCCTGCATACGCAATCAAAACAAGTATTCTATCAAAAACTGGAATCTCTGGTCCATAG
- the LOC104706178 gene encoding lipase isoform X1: MWMCLLQNMGQQKRRLFLLAIFACLLSFSSGSRVLKLKSDDDDRPVYNHTLAITLVEYASAVYESDLTKLFMWTCERCNGFTKGFEVIEIIFDVEHCLQAYVGVAKNLNAIIIAFRGTQEHSIQNWVSDLFWKQLDLNYPDMPDAMVHHGFYSAYHNTTVRPAVLDAIKRAKKSYGANINIIVTGHSMGGAMASFCGLDLVVNEGEENVQVMTFGQPRVGNAAFASYYSLLVPNTFRITHDRDMVPHLPPYYFHFPQKTYHHFPTEVWVREFSFSNFVLFGLEKVCDNTGEDPTCSRSVRGTSISDHLRYFGVELMCETWRQCSIVMNHDMDKYSKKDSKGNILLSRTVPPPAYAIKTSILSKTGISGP; this comes from the exons TTCTCAAGTTAAAgagcgatgatgatgatcgacCTGTTTACAACCATACGCTTGCCATAACACTTGTTGAGTATGCTTCTGCG GTCTATGAGTCTGATTTGACAAAACTCTTCATGTGGACGTGTGAAAGATGCAATGGATTTACAAAG GGTTTCGAAGTAATAGAGATAATATTTGATGTTGAGCACTGCTTACAG GCATATGTTGGGGTGGCTAAGAATTTGAATGCTATCATTATTGCATTTCGGGGAACTCAAGAACACAG CATACAAAATTGGGTCTCAGACTTATTTTGGAAACAGCTCGATCTGAACTACCCTGATATGCCAG ATGCAATG GTTCACCATGGGTTTTACAGTGCTTATCACAATACAACTGTACGACCTGCAGTTTTGGATGCAATAAAACGAGCAAAGAAATCCTATGGAGCAAACATCAACATCATAGTCACTGGTCATTCAATGGGAGGAGCCATGGCCTCCTTTTGTGGGCTAGACCTAGTT GTaaatgaaggagaagaaaacgTGCAGGTTATGACATTTGGGCAACCTCGTGTTGGGAATGCGGCTTTTGCATCTTATTACAGTTTGCTTGTGCCTAATACCTTCCGGATCACGCATGACCGTGATATGGTCCCTCATCTGCCTCCTTATTATTTCCATTTCCCCCAAAAAACTTACCACCATTTCCCAACAGAG GTGTGGGTTAGAGAATTCAGTTTTTcgaattttgttctttttggtttggaaAAAGTTTGTGACAACACCGGTGAAGATCCTACTTGCAGCAG aTCGGTGAGGGGTACTAGCATTTCAGACCATTTAAGGTACTTTGGGGTAGAGTTGATGTGTGAAACTTGGAGACAATGCAGCATAGTAATGAACCATGATATGGACAAGTACAGCAAGAAAGATTCAAAGGGTAACATATTGCTGTCTCGGACAGTACCTCCTCCTGCATACGCAATCAAAACAAGTATTCTATCAAAAACTGGAATCTCTGGTCCATAG